Proteins encoded within one genomic window of Brachybacterium muris:
- the istA gene encoding IS21 family transposase: protein MVRKIRAKLVLQLRAEGLSGRAISSSQGMSRKSVRAVFEAADAAGIGWGDIADVADEQVYARLFPGRGEHESVFAQPDWEQVHREMARVGVTLKLLHGEYFDATTAAGDPAMGYDRFCRTYQHHVMVTGAASRVGHKAGQSVEVDWSGPTMELADPVTGEVSKVFLFVACLPFSRYAFCFPALDMRQESWLRAHVAMFEALGGTVPRIVPDNLKTGVVKHPREGEIVLNDAYREMAAHYSAAVLPGRVRKPKDKASVENTVAHVATWVIAGLRDQRFTSLPELAAAIGQRMEAYNAEPFQKRPGSRASVFDAEERPLLTPLPAVPYEISTWHYGRRVGRNGHVTFARNFYSAPFAHIGAKVDLRITARTLEIYQGSQRLTSHLLLPETASNEYRTNDADLPAGERFQAWDAQRVRAWADRVGPATVIVIQRIFESVPIVEQGLDPALAVLRLSRRFSVDRVEAACALALTGRVRSPRYAHLHPILATGQDKVAALRPPREEPAEDGGYVRGADYYAGGVR from the coding sequence ATGGTACGGAAGATCAGGGCGAAGCTGGTGCTCCAGCTGCGCGCAGAAGGTCTGTCGGGGCGAGCGATTTCGTCCTCGCAGGGCATGTCCCGCAAGTCCGTGAGGGCGGTGTTCGAGGCCGCTGACGCTGCAGGGATCGGGTGGGGCGATATCGCGGACGTCGCCGATGAGCAGGTGTATGCCCGGTTGTTCCCGGGCCGGGGCGAGCACGAGAGCGTGTTCGCACAGCCGGACTGGGAACAGGTCCATCGAGAGATGGCCAGGGTCGGCGTGACGCTGAAGCTGTTGCACGGCGAGTACTTCGACGCGACCACGGCGGCTGGGGATCCGGCGATGGGGTATGACCGGTTTTGCCGCACCTACCAGCACCACGTCATGGTCACCGGTGCCGCTTCGAGAGTCGGTCACAAGGCCGGCCAGAGCGTGGAGGTCGACTGGTCCGGCCCCACGATGGAGCTGGCCGATCCGGTCACCGGCGAGGTCTCGAAGGTGTTCTTGTTCGTTGCCTGCCTGCCTTTTTCTCGTTACGCGTTCTGCTTCCCGGCGCTGGATATGCGCCAGGAGTCCTGGCTGCGAGCGCACGTAGCGATGTTCGAGGCGCTGGGCGGGACGGTCCCGAGGATCGTTCCGGACAACCTCAAGACCGGTGTGGTGAAGCACCCCCGCGAGGGCGAGATCGTCCTGAACGATGCGTATCGCGAGATGGCAGCGCATTACTCGGCGGCGGTGCTCCCGGGGAGGGTGCGGAAACCGAAAGACAAGGCGAGCGTGGAGAACACCGTCGCGCACGTCGCGACCTGGGTCATCGCCGGGCTGCGGGATCAGCGATTCACGTCCCTGCCCGAACTTGCAGCCGCCATCGGGCAGCGGATGGAGGCCTATAACGCGGAGCCGTTCCAGAAGCGGCCCGGATCCCGCGCCAGCGTGTTCGACGCGGAGGAGCGGCCGCTGCTGACGCCGCTGCCGGCGGTGCCCTACGAGATCTCGACATGGCACTACGGACGACGAGTGGGCAGGAACGGGCACGTCACGTTCGCGCGGAACTTCTACTCCGCGCCGTTCGCGCACATCGGCGCGAAGGTCGATCTGCGCATCACGGCCCGGACGCTGGAGATCTATCAGGGCAGCCAGCGACTGACCAGTCACCTGCTGCTCCCGGAGACCGCGAGCAATGAGTACCGCACCAACGACGCGGACCTACCTGCGGGCGAGCGTTTCCAGGCCTGGGACGCGCAGAGGGTGCGGGCGTGGGCAGATCGGGTCGGGCCGGCCACGGTGATCGTGATCCAGCGGATCTTCGAGTCCGTGCCGATCGTGGAACAGGGCCTGGATCCCGCGTTGGCGGTGCTACGGCTCTCTCGCCGCTTCTCCGTAGATCGGGTCGAGGCGGCCTGCGCACTCGCGCTGACGGGACGGGTCCGTTCACCGCGCTATGCGCATCTGCACCCGATCTTGGCCACCGGGCAGGACAAGGTCGCCGCCCTGCGTCCACCCCGCGAGGAACCCGCGGAAGACGGCGGATACGTCCGTGGCGCCGACTACTACGCCGGAGGTGTCCGGTGA
- a CDS encoding sugar ABC transporter permease: MVPNDATATAATWHPNPRSADPSEANIHITLAFALAVMVTIGGDTRGGVRGVRGASFYRVVSFFPYAIPAVITGILFNFVYHPNGGLLNGILNLPHDVLTWALGSSPIPAMNIAWLGDQKFALGAIAFAIIWTFVGFYMVLFVAAIKSIGQEVLEAARIDGAGRFRTAVQVVAPMVRDSVSTALVYMGIFALDAFTFVSVMTPNGGTANSTKVVSLHLYQTAFQNGRFGEASAMGVIMALVTMVVAVLVITVIRPKKADR, translated from the coding sequence GTGGTCCCGAACGACGCCACCGCTACGGCAGCGACGTGGCACCCGAACCCTCGATCAGCGGACCCCAGCGAGGCGAATATTCACATCACCCTGGCGTTCGCGCTGGCCGTGATGGTGACCATCGGTGGCGACACCCGCGGCGGTGTGCGCGGCGTGCGCGGTGCGAGCTTCTACCGCGTGGTGAGCTTCTTCCCGTACGCGATCCCCGCGGTGATCACCGGCATCCTGTTCAACTTCGTGTACCACCCCAACGGTGGCCTGCTCAACGGCATCCTGAACTTGCCGCACGACGTCCTCACCTGGGCGCTGGGCAGCTCGCCGATCCCAGCGATGAACATCGCCTGGCTGGGTGACCAGAAGTTCGCGCTCGGGGCGATCGCCTTCGCGATCATCTGGACCTTCGTGGGCTTCTACATGGTGCTGTTCGTGGCCGCGATCAAGTCCATCGGACAGGAGGTCCTGGAGGCGGCCCGCATCGACGGTGCCGGTCGTTTCCGCACCGCTGTGCAGGTCGTGGCACCGATGGTGCGCGACAGCGTCTCCACCGCCCTGGTGTACATGGGCATCTTCGCCCTGGACGCCTTCACCTTCGTCTCGGTGATGACGCCCAACGGCGGCACCGCCAACAGCACCAAGGTCGTCTCCCTGCACCTGTACCAGACCGCGTTCCAAAACGGCCGCTTCGGTGAGGCCAGCGCGATGGGCGTGATCATGGCACTGGTGACGATGGTGGTGGCCGTGCTGGTGATCACCGTGATCCGACCGAAGAAGGCTGACCGATGA
- a CDS encoding ATP-binding protein: MSVIDNDTKRKLREMGATALLDAIDAQDEAHVLGMSFQERLQLIVDEAHSIFNHGKVEGLIRRAGLRYPGADLRRLDLVEERGLNRNVIAQLATCSFIQRQQNVVFQGFTGSGKSYLGCALAKQACQHRLRAHYIRMPDLEEAWALAKDKPQGQTKFLRKYSTFSLLVIDEWLLDHPDEGMRSMLLELLERRYDTGSTVFCTQYPKKDWHARLGGAVHADAIMDRIVHNTIWIDTGDRNMREHTALPQ; this comes from the coding sequence GTGAGCGTGATCGATAACGACACGAAGCGGAAGCTGCGCGAGATGGGCGCGACCGCGCTGCTGGACGCGATCGATGCCCAGGATGAGGCTCACGTGCTGGGGATGTCGTTCCAGGAACGGCTCCAGCTGATCGTGGACGAGGCGCATTCCATCTTCAATCATGGAAAGGTCGAGGGTCTGATCCGCCGGGCGGGGCTGCGTTATCCCGGAGCGGACCTGCGGCGGCTGGATCTGGTCGAGGAACGGGGACTGAACCGGAACGTGATCGCGCAACTGGCAACCTGCTCCTTCATCCAGCGGCAACAGAACGTGGTCTTCCAGGGCTTCACCGGCTCAGGGAAGTCCTACCTCGGCTGCGCGCTGGCGAAGCAGGCCTGCCAGCACCGGCTCCGAGCCCACTACATCCGAATGCCCGACCTCGAAGAGGCCTGGGCCCTGGCAAAGGACAAGCCGCAGGGCCAGACGAAGTTCCTGCGGAAGTACTCCACGTTCTCGCTGCTGGTGATCGACGAGTGGCTGCTGGACCATCCTGACGAGGGAATGCGTTCGATGCTGCTGGAACTGCTCGAGCGCCGCTATGACACCGGCTCGACCGTGTTCTGCACCCAGTACCCGAAGAAGGACTGGCACGCCCGGCTCGGTGGAGCAGTCCACGCCGATGCGATCATGGACCGCATCGTGCACAACACAATCTGGATCGACACCGGCGACAGGAACATGCGAGAACACACCGCACTGCCCCAGTGA
- the ngcE gene encoding N-acetylglucosamine/diacetylchitobiose ABC transporter substrate-binding protein, with amino-acid sequence MDEQTTSLTPLERLGASRRSFLALAGAGASAATLAACAGGGGGGDEDGSDGGGSVTGENTSEDNPLGVDGATPVEAVIFDGGYGTAYAEAAGEKYKEVYPEAEVEVHGTVNIQPDLQPRFAGGNPPDVFDNSGAQKLAIDGLVPQLADLDDLLKAPMLDGEGTVEENLLPGVTSPGMFGGKFLGMNYVYTVFALWYSAKEFEEKGWSVPQTWEELMTLGETVKGEGRYLFSYGGQNASNYYQEMALSLAAKFGGPEVLKSIDKLEEGAFEQDAIVQAYDAMAEAVEAGYFEPGGEGIKHTDAQTNWVQGNSVFYPSGSWIENEQASVTPEGYQMTGAPVPSLDGSSMPNEAFHGTAAEQFFVPSGGENPAGGAEFLRIMLSKEQAANFAELTKAPSVVKDTVPDDGFGSSALASVNKMISDAGENTFTYNFSDWYGLGPDSITNWTSFLKGDIDAATLRQQEQAMIDKVREDDAVTKFEVDS; translated from the coding sequence ATGGACGAGCAGACCACTTCGCTGACGCCGCTCGAGCGTCTCGGTGCATCCCGCCGCAGCTTCCTCGCCCTTGCCGGCGCAGGCGCCTCAGCCGCCACTCTGGCCGCGTGCGCAGGCGGTGGCGGCGGCGGTGACGAGGACGGCTCGGACGGCGGCGGTTCCGTCACCGGAGAGAACACCTCCGAGGACAACCCGCTGGGCGTCGACGGCGCCACTCCAGTCGAGGCAGTGATCTTCGACGGTGGCTACGGCACCGCGTACGCCGAGGCCGCCGGCGAGAAGTACAAGGAGGTGTACCCCGAGGCCGAGGTCGAGGTGCACGGCACTGTCAACATCCAGCCCGACCTGCAGCCCCGCTTCGCCGGCGGCAACCCGCCGGACGTCTTCGACAACTCCGGTGCCCAGAAGCTCGCCATCGACGGCCTGGTGCCGCAGCTGGCGGACCTGGACGACCTGCTGAAGGCCCCGATGCTCGACGGCGAGGGCACCGTGGAGGAGAACCTCCTGCCCGGCGTCACCTCCCCCGGTATGTTCGGCGGCAAGTTCCTGGGCATGAACTACGTCTACACCGTGTTCGCACTGTGGTACTCGGCCAAGGAGTTCGAGGAGAAGGGCTGGAGCGTCCCGCAGACCTGGGAGGAGCTCATGACCCTGGGCGAGACCGTCAAGGGCGAGGGCCGCTACCTGTTCTCCTACGGCGGTCAGAACGCCTCGAACTACTACCAGGAGATGGCCCTGTCCCTGGCCGCCAAGTTCGGTGGCCCCGAGGTGCTCAAGTCGATCGACAAGCTGGAGGAGGGCGCCTTCGAGCAGGACGCCATCGTCCAGGCCTACGACGCGATGGCCGAGGCCGTGGAGGCCGGCTACTTCGAGCCCGGCGGTGAGGGCATCAAGCACACCGACGCCCAGACCAACTGGGTCCAGGGCAACTCCGTGTTCTACCCCTCCGGTTCCTGGATCGAGAACGAGCAGGCCTCGGTCACCCCCGAGGGCTACCAGATGACCGGCGCCCCGGTGCCCTCACTGGATGGCAGCTCGATGCCGAACGAGGCGTTCCACGGCACCGCTGCGGAGCAGTTCTTCGTCCCCTCCGGTGGCGAGAACCCGGCCGGTGGCGCGGAGTTCCTGCGCATCATGCTCTCCAAGGAGCAGGCTGCGAACTTCGCCGAGCTCACCAAGGCTCCCTCGGTCGTCAAGGACACCGTGCCGGACGACGGCTTCGGCTCCTCGGCACTGGCCTCGGTGAACAAGATGATCTCCGATGCCGGTGAGAACACCTTCACCTACAACTTCTCGGACTGGTACGGCCTGGGCCCGGACTCGATCACCAACTGGACCAGCTTCCTCAAGGGTGACATCGACGCCGCTACCCTGCGTCAGCAGGAGCAGGCCATGATCGACAAGGTGCGGGAGGACGACGCGGTCACCAAGTTCGAGGTCGATTCGTGA
- the tuf gene encoding elongation factor Tu: protein MAKAKFERTKPHVNIGTIGHVDHGKTTLSAAISKVLYDKFPDLNEKRDFDTIDNAPEEKQRGITINVSHIEYETEKRHYAHVDAPGHADYVKNMITGAAQMDGAILVVAATDGPMAQTREHVLLAKQVGVPYLLAALNKADMVDDEEILELVEMEVREMLGAQGFDEDAPVIKVSALKALEGDAEWVKSIEELMEAVDESIPDPVRDLDQPFLMPIEDVFTIQGRGTVVTGKVDRGKLAINSEVEILGIRPAQKTTVTGIEMFHKQMDEAWAGENCGLLLRGTKREDVERGQVVCKPGSITPHTNFEAQVYILSKDEGGRHNPFYSNYRPQFYFRTTDVTGVITLPEGTDMVMPGDNTEMSVELIQPIAMEEGLGFAIREGGRTVGSGRVTKITK from the coding sequence ATGGCGAAGGCCAAGTTCGAGCGGACCAAGCCGCACGTCAACATCGGCACCATCGGTCACGTCGACCACGGCAAGACCACCCTGAGCGCCGCCATCTCGAAGGTCCTGTACGACAAGTTCCCGGATCTGAACGAGAAGCGCGACTTCGACACGATCGACAACGCGCCCGAGGAGAAGCAGCGCGGCATCACGATCAACGTGTCGCACATCGAGTACGAGACCGAGAAGCGTCACTACGCGCACGTCGACGCCCCCGGCCACGCCGACTACGTGAAGAACATGATCACCGGCGCTGCTCAGATGGACGGCGCGATCCTCGTGGTCGCCGCCACCGACGGCCCGATGGCCCAGACCCGTGAGCACGTCCTGCTCGCCAAGCAGGTCGGCGTCCCCTACCTGCTCGCCGCGCTGAACAAGGCCGACATGGTCGACGACGAGGAGATCCTCGAGCTCGTCGAGATGGAGGTCCGCGAGATGCTGGGCGCCCAGGGCTTCGACGAGGACGCTCCCGTCATCAAGGTCTCCGCTCTGAAGGCCCTCGAGGGCGACGCCGAGTGGGTCAAGTCCATCGAGGAGCTCATGGAGGCCGTCGACGAGTCCATCCCGGACCCGGTTCGTGACCTCGACCAGCCCTTCCTGATGCCCATCGAGGACGTCTTCACCATCCAGGGCCGCGGCACCGTGGTCACCGGCAAGGTGGACCGTGGAAAGCTCGCCATCAACTCGGAGGTCGAGATCCTCGGCATCCGTCCGGCGCAGAAGACCACCGTCACCGGTATCGAGATGTTCCACAAGCAGATGGACGAGGCGTGGGCCGGCGAGAACTGCGGTCTGCTGCTGCGTGGCACTAAGCGCGAGGACGTGGAGCGCGGCCAGGTCGTCTGCAAGCCGGGTTCGATCACCCCGCACACCAACTTCGAGGCACAGGTCTACATCCTGTCCAAGGACGAGGGCGGCCGTCACAACCCGTTCTACTCGAACTACCGTCCGCAGTTCTACTTCCGCACCACCGACGTCACCGGCGTCATCACCCTCCCCGAGGGCACCGACATGGTGATGCCCGGCGACAACACCGAGATGTCGGTCGAGCTGATCCAGCCGATCGCCATGGAGGAGGGCCTCGGCTTCGCCATCCGTGAGGGTGGCCGCACCGTGGGCTCCGGCCGCGTCACCAAGATCACCAAGTGA
- the fusA gene encoding elongation factor G translates to MALEVLSDLTKVRNIGIMAHIDAGKTTTTERILFYTGVNYKMGETHDGAGTMDWMEQEKERGITITSAATTCYWHDNQINIIDTPGHVDFTVEVERSLRVLDGAVAVFDGKEGVEPQSETVWRQADKYDVPRICFVNKMDKLGADFFFTVRTIKDRLGAKPLVMQVPIGAENEFRGVIDLVEMKAYEWPETLEEDMPAINAKKGDPALGQWQREIPIPAELQDTVDEYRAKLVEDVAESSEELMDAYLEDGELTTEQLKQGIRHLTVNSEAYPVFCGSAFKNKGVQPMLDGVIDYLPSPLDVPAMVGHDVKDEEKELSRKPDWNEPFSALAFKVATHPFFGSLTYVRVYSGQVKQGDQILNATTGKKERVGKLFQMHSNKENPVEEAFAGHIYAFIGLKDTTTGDTLCDPSSPIQLESMSFPEPVISVAIEPKTKGDQEKLGVAIQKLAKEDPTFQVELDEETGQTVIKGMGELHLDILVDRMRREFKVEANIGKPQVAYRETIKRTVEKFDYTHKKQTGGSGQFGKVQITYGPLTDAEEGVFYEFENKVTGGRIPREYIPSIDAGIQDALQSGILAGYPVVNVRASLIDGAYHDVDSSEMAFKIAGSMATKEALRKAQPVLLEPLMDVEVRTPEEYMGDVIGDLNSRRGQIQSMEDASGVKIVRALVPLSEMFGYVGDLRSKTQGRAMYTMQFHSYAEVPSSISEEIIAKTRGE, encoded by the coding sequence GTGGCACTTGAAGTGCTCAGCGACCTCACGAAGGTCCGCAACATCGGCATCATGGCGCACATCGACGCCGGCAAGACGACCACCACCGAGCGGATCCTGTTCTACACCGGTGTCAACTACAAGATGGGCGAGACGCACGACGGTGCGGGCACCATGGACTGGATGGAGCAGGAGAAGGAGCGCGGCATCACCATCACGTCCGCCGCGACCACCTGCTACTGGCACGACAACCAGATCAACATCATCGACACCCCCGGCCACGTCGACTTCACCGTCGAGGTGGAGCGCTCGCTGCGCGTGCTCGACGGCGCCGTCGCAGTGTTCGACGGCAAGGAGGGCGTGGAGCCCCAGTCCGAGACCGTGTGGCGCCAGGCCGACAAGTACGACGTGCCGCGCATCTGCTTTGTCAACAAGATGGACAAGCTCGGTGCCGACTTCTTCTTCACCGTCCGCACGATCAAGGACCGCCTCGGCGCCAAGCCGCTGGTGATGCAGGTCCCGATCGGTGCTGAGAACGAGTTCCGCGGCGTCATCGACCTCGTCGAGATGAAGGCCTACGAGTGGCCCGAGACCCTCGAGGAGGACATGCCCGCGATCAACGCCAAGAAGGGCGATCCGGCTCTGGGGCAGTGGCAGCGGGAGATCCCGATCCCCGCCGAGCTGCAGGACACGGTCGACGAGTACCGTGCCAAGCTGGTCGAGGACGTCGCCGAGAGCTCCGAGGAGCTCATGGACGCCTACCTCGAGGACGGCGAGCTCACCACCGAGCAGCTCAAGCAGGGCATCCGCCACCTCACCGTGAACTCCGAGGCCTACCCGGTCTTCTGCGGTTCCGCCTTCAAGAACAAGGGCGTCCAGCCCATGCTCGACGGCGTGATCGACTACCTGCCCTCCCCGCTCGACGTCCCGGCCATGGTCGGCCACGACGTCAAGGACGAGGAGAAGGAGCTCTCCCGCAAGCCCGACTGGAACGAGCCCTTCTCGGCGCTCGCGTTCAAGGTCGCCACCCACCCGTTCTTCGGCTCGCTCACTTACGTGCGCGTGTACTCCGGCCAGGTCAAGCAGGGCGATCAGATCCTGAACGCCACCACCGGCAAGAAGGAGCGCGTGGGCAAGCTGTTCCAGATGCACTCCAACAAGGAGAACCCGGTGGAGGAGGCCTTCGCGGGCCACATCTACGCGTTCATCGGCCTGAAGGACACCACCACGGGCGACACCCTGTGCGATCCGTCCTCGCCGATCCAGCTGGAGTCCATGAGCTTCCCCGAGCCCGTGATCTCGGTGGCCATCGAGCCCAAGACCAAGGGTGACCAGGAGAAGCTCGGTGTCGCGATCCAGAAGCTGGCCAAGGAGGATCCCACCTTCCAGGTCGAGCTGGACGAGGAGACCGGCCAGACCGTCATCAAGGGCATGGGCGAGCTGCACCTCGACATCCTCGTGGACCGCATGCGCCGCGAGTTCAAGGTCGAGGCCAACATCGGCAAGCCGCAGGTCGCGTACCGCGAGACCATCAAGCGCACCGTCGAGAAGTTCGACTACACGCACAAGAAGCAGACCGGTGGCTCCGGCCAGTTCGGCAAGGTGCAGATCACCTACGGCCCGCTGACCGATGCCGAGGAGGGCGTGTTCTACGAGTTCGAGAACAAGGTCACCGGCGGTCGCATCCCGCGCGAGTACATCCCGAGCATCGACGCCGGCATCCAGGACGCCCTGCAGTCGGGCATCCTCGCCGGCTACCCGGTGGTCAACGTTCGCGCCTCGCTGATCGACGGCGCCTACCACGACGTCGACTCCTCGGAGATGGCCTTCAAGATCGCCGGTTCCATGGCGACCAAGGAGGCCCTGCGCAAGGCCCAGCCCGTGCTCCTGGAGCCCCTCATGGACGTCGAGGTGCGCACCCCTGAGGAGTACATGGGAGATGTCATCGGCGATCTGAACTCCCGTCGAGGTCAGATCCAGTCGATGGAGGATGCGAGCGGGGTCAAGATCGTCCGCGCTCTCGTCCCGCTGTCGGAGATGTTCGGCTACGTCGGCGACCTGCGGTCCAAGACCCAGGGTCGTGCGATGTACACCATGCAGTTCCACAGCTACGCGGAGGTCCCCTCCAGCATTTCGGAAGAGATCATCGCGAAGACCCGGGGCGAGTGA
- the rpsG gene encoding 30S ribosomal protein S7, giving the protein MPRKGAAPKRQLVVDPVYESPLVTQLINKILLDGKKTVAEAIVYGALEGCREKNGQDPVVTLKAALDNIRPSLEVRSRRVGGATYQVPIEVKPGRSTTLALRWLVGYSRARREHTMTERLMNEILDASNGLGASVKRREDTHKMAESNRAFAHYRW; this is encoded by the coding sequence ATGCCTCGTAAGGGAGCAGCTCCCAAGCGCCAGCTCGTCGTGGACCCGGTCTACGAGTCGCCGCTGGTCACCCAGCTCATCAACAAGATCCTCCTGGACGGCAAGAAGACCGTCGCCGAGGCCATCGTCTACGGCGCCCTCGAGGGCTGCCGCGAGAAGAACGGCCAGGACCCGGTGGTCACCCTGAAGGCTGCGCTGGACAACATCCGTCCCAGCCTCGAGGTGCGCTCCCGCCGAGTCGGCGGTGCCACCTACCAGGTGCCGATCGAGGTCAAGCCCGGCCGTTCCACCACCCTGGCCCTGCGCTGGCTGGTGGGCTACTCGCGCGCTCGTCGTGAGCACACCATGACCGAGCGCCTCATGAACGAGATCCTCGACGCCTCCAACGGCCTCGGTGCGTCCGTGAAGCGCCGCGAGGACACCCACAAGATGGCCGAGTCCAACCGGGCCTTCGCTCACTACCGCTGGTGA
- a CDS encoding general stress protein yields the protein MTQPKNSPLNSQLFRLEYPRSLGTYATYAEVQAVVDMLADKQFPVQHTLIVGTDLKLMERVTGRQSWGRVVLGGVLSGMWMGLFIGILFAMFTDQPLVTVISSVLIGIVFFTIWSVIGYAASGGKRDFTSMTSTIPMQYELLVEHRHAEEARRLLVAEGAAQPLPHQGAAPQPQSDLPGQQPVHSTQAPYGAVPTATDTEGSRSEGRRSEGRYGQPAPTPAHADDADVQQRRSARPSYGQPAPQDPPTDQPS from the coding sequence ATGACTCAACCCAAGAACTCTCCCCTGAACTCGCAGCTGTTCCGACTGGAGTACCCGCGATCGCTGGGCACCTATGCCACCTACGCGGAGGTGCAGGCGGTGGTCGACATGCTGGCCGACAAGCAGTTCCCGGTCCAGCACACCCTGATCGTGGGGACCGATCTGAAGCTGATGGAGCGAGTCACCGGCCGGCAGTCCTGGGGCCGGGTGGTCCTGGGCGGCGTCCTCAGTGGCATGTGGATGGGTCTGTTCATCGGCATCCTGTTCGCGATGTTCACCGATCAGCCACTGGTCACCGTGATCTCCTCGGTGCTGATCGGCATCGTGTTCTTCACCATCTGGTCCGTGATCGGCTACGCCGCCAGCGGAGGCAAGCGCGATTTCACCTCCATGACCTCCACCATCCCCATGCAGTACGAGCTGCTGGTGGAGCACCGCCACGCCGAGGAGGCCCGCCGGCTGCTGGTCGCCGAGGGCGCGGCCCAGCCGCTCCCCCACCAGGGCGCGGCTCCTCAGCCGCAGTCCGATCTGCCCGGCCAGCAGCCTGTGCACAGCACCCAGGCCCCTTACGGCGCAGTCCCCACCGCCACGGACACCGAAGGCAGCCGCTCGGAGGGTCGCCGCAGCGAGGGCCGCTACGGGCAGCCCGCCCCCACGCCCGCGCACGCGGACGATGCCGACGTCCAGCAGCGCCGCAGCGCTCGGCCCAGCTACGGACAGCCCGCACCCCAGGACCCCCCGACGGATCAGCCGTCCTGA
- a CDS encoding carbohydrate ABC transporter permease — MTIGPVAGLGEAAATANTVVRRRRRRVPTVQRMLFFLLFLGVPLAVYVMFVVSPFVQSFYYSLTSWSGLSPSMEFIGLENYRRIFADDVFWKSLRNNLILLIVLPTVTIMSIRSRGSHRILLLGTADRADGGQ; from the coding sequence GTGACGATCGGCCCTGTCGCCGGACTCGGCGAGGCGGCGGCAACGGCCAACACGGTCGTTCGCCGCCGTCGGCGTCGGGTACCCACGGTCCAGCGGATGCTGTTCTTCCTGCTGTTCCTGGGGGTCCCCCTCGCCGTCTACGTGATGTTCGTGGTCTCACCGTTCGTGCAGTCGTTCTACTACTCGCTCACCAGCTGGTCGGGTCTGTCCCCGTCGATGGAGTTCATCGGCCTGGAGAACTACCGCCGGATCTTCGCCGACGACGTGTTCTGGAAGTCCCTGCGCAACAACCTCATCCTGCTGATCGTGCTGCCCACGGTGACCATCATGAGTATTCGTAGTCGTGGGAGCCACCGAATCTTGCTCTTGGGGACCGCCGATCGTGCCGACGGGGGCCAGTAG
- the rpsL gene encoding 30S ribosomal protein S12, with product MPTIQQLVRKGRKDKSSASKTPALKGSPQRRGVCTRVYTTTPKKPNSALRKIARVRLSTGIEVTAYIPGVGHNLQEHSIVLVRGGRVKDLPGVRYKIVRGSLDTQGVKGRQQARSRYGAKKEKK from the coding sequence GTGCCAACTATCCAGCAGCTGGTGCGCAAGGGGCGGAAGGACAAGTCCTCCGCCTCGAAGACGCCGGCGCTCAAGGGTTCGCCCCAGCGCCGCGGTGTCTGCACGCGCGTCTACACCACCACCCCGAAGAAGCCGAACTCGGCCCTGCGGAAGATCGCCCGTGTGCGTCTGTCCACCGGCATCGAGGTCACCGCATACATCCCGGGTGTGGGCCACAACCTCCAGGAGCACTCGATCGTGCTCGTCCGCGGCGGCCGTGTGAAGGACCTGCCCGGCGTGCGCTACAAGATCGTGCGCGGCTCCCTCGACACCCAGGGTGTCAAGGGCCGTCAGCAGGCCCGTTCCCGCTACGGCGCGAAGAAGGAGAAGAAGTAA